The following proteins are encoded in a genomic region of Magnolia sinica isolate HGM2019 chromosome 1, MsV1, whole genome shotgun sequence:
- the LOC131222986 gene encoding transcription factor MYB4-like gives MVRATCCEKVGLRKGAWTPEEDEILMAYVERNGPGNWLTLPRKAGLLRCGKSCRFRWMNYLKPDVKRGNYSKEEEETIIKLHELHGNRWSLMAARLPGRTDNERKNIWYTQLKKRLINGLDY, from the exons ATGGTGAGAGCTACTTGCTGTGAGAAGGTTGGATTGAGGAAGGGGGCATGGACGCCAGAAGAAGATGAGATTCTCATGGCTTATGTTGAGAGAAATGGACCTGGGAACTGGCTAACTCTTCCTAGAAAAGCAG GCTTATTAAGGTGTGGGAAGAGTTGCAGATTCAGGTGGATGAATTATCTGAAACCAGATGTTAAAAGAGGGAACTATagcaaggaagaggaagaaactATCATCAAATTACATGAATTGCATGGTAATAG ATGGTCTCTGATGGCGGCGAGATTACCAGGAAGAACAGACAACGAAAGAAAAAACATTTGGTATACCCAGCTGAAAAAGCG